In the Hordeum vulgare subsp. vulgare chromosome 7H, MorexV3_pseudomolecules_assembly, whole genome shotgun sequence genome, one interval contains:
- the LOC123407123 gene encoding uncharacterized protein LOC123407123 isoform X3 — protein sequence MGASGGAVLKSPATEDETLARKRSRRVSFADTTAVHVFDRDEDFETPPDERPSSPSPSAGRPRAGGAAEGDETEGEDESPFGWLGNVGVSSASPVSAAGSISSFEGDENFFGVVSASFIQSGRPSDSGMSEDNGHDLTLDSHTFSLHFNNVIPPDDCSLHSAGSLRTIGSESATPLKALKGSESVKSSGGPDALTDMSLCAENPKRYDYTNLSPTLNNLLQEVEEPTSPKDETNFITAKHALTLPTSEKEHRQEKSYIGNGVSSDELGSASSLQEHITSSSDPTGKDNAMVVDVHHKSQISLQEQLHQQSEILNLETVLHTPKTLVQPLQITQCSASSIRSKVRQIYVGSELMKHDGSGRKRNSKENVCAEHSLPEKRAKGPRSPITSQKQLPCVSLSSRMAEENQSEAHDSAQSLSDDWKKVVFSVSDSMKQMHICPESISKLNLQQLDELGGMLEKIHVARTYRRLAAAGRIQDPRLAEAMSLHGKLSYEKAKQQINRVKLDKLRNKAQLCQVGIQECRYLKSKISQLRRHTMGAAQMKGGPLYAETSINTCDRLERNARITEKKLVLSTIQQKVEDLKISLEIFCNIKGDINEVLRAAEEQLKMRNQCRIINQQATLWELSDIVKRENKRDVILNYRNLLLQRIILNISDMSTIFVNNSLMGTKIEQAFPNVKATVAFSFVFKAEENQRFSDLRSLQKKTMETSLLLANLIDVLEEIEDARGELLNLISADFSVDSQTGHLIFGLRFISYKSAKRVAFTIDMTDLSRAVYPSEPSELLIKVCQAQTTLSQPSLDQLTASIRDDLQPGRVMILRLCQMVSRLVNTLPD from the exons ATGGGCGCCAGCGGCGGGGCCGTCCTCAAGTCGCCCGCGACGGAGGACGAGACATTGGCGCGGAAGCGCTCCCGCCGCGTGAGCTTCGCGGACACCACCGCCGTGCACGTGTTCGACCGCGACGAGGACTTCGAGACGCCCCCGGAcgagcggccctcctccccctccccctccgccGGGAGGCCCCGCGCgggcggcgcggcggagggcGACGAGACGGAGGGAGAGGACGAGTCACCGTTCGGTTGGCTCGGGAATGTGGGTGTCAGTTCCGCCTCCCCCGTCAGCGCCGCcgggtccatctcctccttcgaaGGAG ATGAAAACTTCTTCGGGGTCGTGTCAGCAAGTTTTATTCAATCGGGGAGACCATCAGATTCTGGAATGTCGGAGGACAATGGCCATGATTTAACTTTAGATTCCCACACGTTTTCTTTGCATTTCAACAATGTTATTCCTCCAGATGATTGTTCACTCCACTCAGCTGGAAGTCTAAGGACAATCGGTTCGGAATCTGCAACACCGCTAAAGGCACTGAAGGGATCAGAGTCTGTAAAATCGAGTGGTGGCCCGGATGCATTGACTGACATGAGTTTGTGTGCGGAAAACCCTAAACGTTATGATTATACTAACTTGTCTCCCACATTGAACAATTTACTGCAAGAGGTCGAGGAACCAACGTCTCCTAAAGATGAAACGAACTTTATAACTGCCAAGCATGCTTTGACACTGCCTACATCTGAGAAAGAACACAGGCAAGAAAAGTCATATATTGGCAATGGTGTGTCTTCTGATGAGCTGGGCTCCGCTAGTTCTCTTCAGGAGCACATTACTAGTAGCTCTGATCCGACCGGAAAAGACAATGCAATGGTAGTTGATGTTCATCATAAATCTCAGATCAG TTTGCAGGAGCAGTTGCACCAGCAAAGTGAAATCTTGAATTTGGAAACTGTTTTACATACTCCGAAAACACTAGTTCAGCCGTTGCAAATTACACAATGTTCTGCATCTTCCATACGCTCCAAAGTGCGGCAAATCTATGTGGGAAGTGAGCTTATGAAACATG ATGGCAGTGGAAGAAAAAGGAACTCTAAAGAAAATGTCTGTGCTGAACATTCATTGCCTGAAAAAAGAGCAAAGGGACCTAGAAGCCCAATAACATCACAAAAACAACTTCCCTGTGTATCGTTGTCTTCTCGTATGGCAGAAGAAAATCAGAGTGAGGCTCATGATAGTGCACAATCATTAAGTGATGATTGGAAGAAG GTAGTATTCAGTGTATCTGATTCCATGAAGCAGATGCATATATGCCCAGAATCTATTAGTAAGCTTAACCTACAACAG CTTGATGAATTAGGAGGTATGCTGGAGAAGATTCATGTGGCTAGAACATATAGGAGGCTTGCTGCTGCTGGG AGGATTCAAGATCCCAGGCTAGCTGAGGCAATGTCTCTCCATGGCAAGCTTTCATATGAAAAGGCAAAACAGCAAATAAATCGTGTTAAACTTGATAAGCTGCGA AACAAAGCACAACTATGTCAAGTTGGAATTCAAGAATGCCGCTATCTGAAATCCAAGATTTCACAGCTTCGTCGTCATACAATGGGTGCTGCACAGATGAAGGGAGGTCCTCTTTATGCAGAAACTTCGATTAATACCTGTGACAGACTG GAAAGAAATGCTAGGATAACTGAAAAGAAGCTTGTACTCAGCACGATTCAGCAGAAGGTGGAGGACCTCAAGATTTCGCTTGAAATTTTTTGCAACATTAAAGGTGATATTAATGAAGTCCTCAGGGCTGCGGAAGAGCAATTGAAGATGAGAAATCAGTGTCGTATCATCAACCAGCAAGCAACG ctCTGGGAGTTGAGTGACATTGTTAAAAGGGAAAATAAGCGTGATGTCATTCTCAACTATCGCAATTTGCTCTTACAAAG GATCATCTTAAACATCAGCGATATGTCAACCATATTTGTGAATAACTCACTGATGGGAACCAAAATAGAACAG GCATTTCCAAATGTGAAAGCAACTGTGGCATTCAGTTTTGTTTTCAAAGCTGAGGAGAATCAAAGATTTAGCGACTTACGATCCTTGCAGAAGAAGACAATG GAAACAAGTTTGCTTCTCGCTAATCTTATTGATGTCctggaagaaattgaggatgctagAGGGGAATTATTGAATTTGATCTCTGCAGATTTTAGTGTGGACTCCCAGACAG GGCATCTCATCTTTGGTCTTCGCTTCATCAGTTACAAGAGCGCCAAGAGGGTTGCTTTCACCATTGATATGACAGACCTGAGCCG CGCGGTGTACCCTTCTGAGCCATCGGAGCTGCTGATCAAGGTGTGCCAAGCTCAGACAACGCTCTCACAGCCAAGCCTCGACCAGCTGACAGCCTCCATAAGGGATGATCTTCAACCGGGGCGAGTGATGATCCTCAGGCTATGCCAGATGGTATCCCGGCTGGTTAACACATTGCCAGACTGA
- the LOC123407123 gene encoding uncharacterized protein LOC123407123 isoform X1: MGASGGAVLKSPATEDETLARKRSRRVSFADTTAVHVFDRDEDFETPPDERPSSPSPSAGRPRAGGAAEGDETEGEDESPFGWLGNVGVSSASPVSAAGSISSFEGDENFFGVVSASFIQSGRPSDSGMSEDNGHDLTLDSHTFSLHFNNVIPPDDCSLHSAGSLRTIGSESATPLKALKGSESVKSSGGPDALTDMSLCAENPKRYDYTNLSPTLNNLLQEVEEPTSPKDETNFITAKHALTLPTSEKEHRQEKSYIGNGVSSDELGSASSLQEHITSSSDPTGKDNAMVVDVHHKSQISLQEQLHQQSEILNLETVLHTPKTLVQPLQITQCSASSIRSKVRQIYVGSELMKHGKGISDLAHALKFKLHESPATHNRRLPLEEPSEATEVQDTQCNVLALGSLANHGCNSHMDVDGSGRKRNSKENVCAEHSLPEKRAKGPRSPITSQKQLPCVSLSSRMAEENQSEAHDSAQSLSDDWKKVVFSVSDSMKQMHICPESISKLNLQQLDELGGMLEKIHVARTYRRLAAAGRIQDPRLAEAMSLHGKLSYEKAKQQINRVKLDKLRNKAQLCQVGIQECRYLKSKISQLRRHTMGAAQMKGGPLYAETSINTCDRLERNARITEKKLVLSTIQQKVEDLKISLEIFCNIKGDINEVLRAAEEQLKMRNQCRIINQQATLWELSDIVKRENKRDVILNYRNLLLQRIILNISDMSTIFVNNSLMGTKIEQAFPNVKATVAFSFVFKAEENQRFSDLRSLQKKTMETSLLLANLIDVLEEIEDARGELLNLISADFSVDSQTGHLIFGLRFISYKSAKRVAFTIDMTDLSRAVYPSEPSELLIKVCQAQTTLSQPSLDQLTASIRDDLQPGRVMILRLCQMVSRLVNTLPD; the protein is encoded by the exons ATGGGCGCCAGCGGCGGGGCCGTCCTCAAGTCGCCCGCGACGGAGGACGAGACATTGGCGCGGAAGCGCTCCCGCCGCGTGAGCTTCGCGGACACCACCGCCGTGCACGTGTTCGACCGCGACGAGGACTTCGAGACGCCCCCGGAcgagcggccctcctccccctccccctccgccGGGAGGCCCCGCGCgggcggcgcggcggagggcGACGAGACGGAGGGAGAGGACGAGTCACCGTTCGGTTGGCTCGGGAATGTGGGTGTCAGTTCCGCCTCCCCCGTCAGCGCCGCcgggtccatctcctccttcgaaGGAG ATGAAAACTTCTTCGGGGTCGTGTCAGCAAGTTTTATTCAATCGGGGAGACCATCAGATTCTGGAATGTCGGAGGACAATGGCCATGATTTAACTTTAGATTCCCACACGTTTTCTTTGCATTTCAACAATGTTATTCCTCCAGATGATTGTTCACTCCACTCAGCTGGAAGTCTAAGGACAATCGGTTCGGAATCTGCAACACCGCTAAAGGCACTGAAGGGATCAGAGTCTGTAAAATCGAGTGGTGGCCCGGATGCATTGACTGACATGAGTTTGTGTGCGGAAAACCCTAAACGTTATGATTATACTAACTTGTCTCCCACATTGAACAATTTACTGCAAGAGGTCGAGGAACCAACGTCTCCTAAAGATGAAACGAACTTTATAACTGCCAAGCATGCTTTGACACTGCCTACATCTGAGAAAGAACACAGGCAAGAAAAGTCATATATTGGCAATGGTGTGTCTTCTGATGAGCTGGGCTCCGCTAGTTCTCTTCAGGAGCACATTACTAGTAGCTCTGATCCGACCGGAAAAGACAATGCAATGGTAGTTGATGTTCATCATAAATCTCAGATCAG TTTGCAGGAGCAGTTGCACCAGCAAAGTGAAATCTTGAATTTGGAAACTGTTTTACATACTCCGAAAACACTAGTTCAGCCGTTGCAAATTACACAATGTTCTGCATCTTCCATACGCTCCAAAGTGCGGCAAATCTATGTGGGAAGTGAGCTTATGAAACATGGTAAGGGAATTTCAGATCTCGCTCATGCACTAAAGTTCAAGCTTCATGAATCACCTGCAACTCATAATCGTCGATTACCGTTAGAAGAGCCGAGTGAGGCCACTGAGGTTCAGGATACTCAGTGCAATGTCCTTGCTTTAGGTAGCCTAGCGAATCATGGATGCAATTCTCATATGGATGTAGATGGCAGTGGAAGAAAAAGGAACTCTAAAGAAAATGTCTGTGCTGAACATTCATTGCCTGAAAAAAGAGCAAAGGGACCTAGAAGCCCAATAACATCACAAAAACAACTTCCCTGTGTATCGTTGTCTTCTCGTATGGCAGAAGAAAATCAGAGTGAGGCTCATGATAGTGCACAATCATTAAGTGATGATTGGAAGAAG GTAGTATTCAGTGTATCTGATTCCATGAAGCAGATGCATATATGCCCAGAATCTATTAGTAAGCTTAACCTACAACAG CTTGATGAATTAGGAGGTATGCTGGAGAAGATTCATGTGGCTAGAACATATAGGAGGCTTGCTGCTGCTGGG AGGATTCAAGATCCCAGGCTAGCTGAGGCAATGTCTCTCCATGGCAAGCTTTCATATGAAAAGGCAAAACAGCAAATAAATCGTGTTAAACTTGATAAGCTGCGA AACAAAGCACAACTATGTCAAGTTGGAATTCAAGAATGCCGCTATCTGAAATCCAAGATTTCACAGCTTCGTCGTCATACAATGGGTGCTGCACAGATGAAGGGAGGTCCTCTTTATGCAGAAACTTCGATTAATACCTGTGACAGACTG GAAAGAAATGCTAGGATAACTGAAAAGAAGCTTGTACTCAGCACGATTCAGCAGAAGGTGGAGGACCTCAAGATTTCGCTTGAAATTTTTTGCAACATTAAAGGTGATATTAATGAAGTCCTCAGGGCTGCGGAAGAGCAATTGAAGATGAGAAATCAGTGTCGTATCATCAACCAGCAAGCAACG ctCTGGGAGTTGAGTGACATTGTTAAAAGGGAAAATAAGCGTGATGTCATTCTCAACTATCGCAATTTGCTCTTACAAAG GATCATCTTAAACATCAGCGATATGTCAACCATATTTGTGAATAACTCACTGATGGGAACCAAAATAGAACAG GCATTTCCAAATGTGAAAGCAACTGTGGCATTCAGTTTTGTTTTCAAAGCTGAGGAGAATCAAAGATTTAGCGACTTACGATCCTTGCAGAAGAAGACAATG GAAACAAGTTTGCTTCTCGCTAATCTTATTGATGTCctggaagaaattgaggatgctagAGGGGAATTATTGAATTTGATCTCTGCAGATTTTAGTGTGGACTCCCAGACAG GGCATCTCATCTTTGGTCTTCGCTTCATCAGTTACAAGAGCGCCAAGAGGGTTGCTTTCACCATTGATATGACAGACCTGAGCCG CGCGGTGTACCCTTCTGAGCCATCGGAGCTGCTGATCAAGGTGTGCCAAGCTCAGACAACGCTCTCACAGCCAAGCCTCGACCAGCTGACAGCCTCCATAAGGGATGATCTTCAACCGGGGCGAGTGATGATCCTCAGGCTATGCCAGATGGTATCCCGGCTGGTTAACACATTGCCAGACTGA
- the LOC123407123 gene encoding uncharacterized protein LOC123407123 isoform X4, with protein sequence MGASGGAVLKSPATEDETLARKRSRRVSFADTTAVHVFDRDEDFETPPDERPSSPSPSAGRPRAGGAAEGDETEGEDESPFGWLGNVGVSSASPVSAAGSISSFEGDENFFGVVSASFIQSGRPSDSGMSEDNGHDLTLDSHTFSLHFNNVIPPDDCSLHSAGSLRTIGSESATPLKALKGSESVKSSGGPDALTDMSLCAENPKRYDYTNLSPTLNNLLQEVEEPTSPKDETNFITAKHALTLPTSEKEHRQEKSYIGNGVSSDELGSASSLQEHITSSSDPTGKDNAMVVDVHHKSQISLQEQLHQQSEILNLETVLHTPKTLVQPLQITQCSASSIRSKVRQIYVGSELMKHGKGISDLAHALKFKLHESPATHNRRLPLEEPSEATEVQDTQCNVLALGSLANHGCNSHMDVDGSGRKRNSKENVCAEHSLPEKRAKGPRSPITSQKQLPCVSLSSRMAEENQSEAHDSAQSLSDDWKKVVFSVSDSMKQMHICPESISKLNLQQLDELGGMLEKIHVARTYRRLAAAGRIQDPRLAEAMSLHGKLSYEKAKQQINRVKLDKLRNKAQLCQVGIQECRYLKSKISQLRRHTMGAAQMKGGPLYAETSINTCDRLERNARITEKKLVLSTIQQKVEDLKISLEIFCNIKGDINEVLRAAEEQLKMRNQCRIINQQATLWELSDIVKRENKRDVILNYRNLLLQRIILNISDMSTIFVNNSLMGTKIEQAFPNVKATVAFSFVFKAEENQRFSDLRSLQKKTMETSLLLANLIDVLEEIEDARGELLNLISADFSVDSQTERVHAQLFSNKSSVCKLLLLFCFMESR encoded by the exons ATGGGCGCCAGCGGCGGGGCCGTCCTCAAGTCGCCCGCGACGGAGGACGAGACATTGGCGCGGAAGCGCTCCCGCCGCGTGAGCTTCGCGGACACCACCGCCGTGCACGTGTTCGACCGCGACGAGGACTTCGAGACGCCCCCGGAcgagcggccctcctccccctccccctccgccGGGAGGCCCCGCGCgggcggcgcggcggagggcGACGAGACGGAGGGAGAGGACGAGTCACCGTTCGGTTGGCTCGGGAATGTGGGTGTCAGTTCCGCCTCCCCCGTCAGCGCCGCcgggtccatctcctccttcgaaGGAG ATGAAAACTTCTTCGGGGTCGTGTCAGCAAGTTTTATTCAATCGGGGAGACCATCAGATTCTGGAATGTCGGAGGACAATGGCCATGATTTAACTTTAGATTCCCACACGTTTTCTTTGCATTTCAACAATGTTATTCCTCCAGATGATTGTTCACTCCACTCAGCTGGAAGTCTAAGGACAATCGGTTCGGAATCTGCAACACCGCTAAAGGCACTGAAGGGATCAGAGTCTGTAAAATCGAGTGGTGGCCCGGATGCATTGACTGACATGAGTTTGTGTGCGGAAAACCCTAAACGTTATGATTATACTAACTTGTCTCCCACATTGAACAATTTACTGCAAGAGGTCGAGGAACCAACGTCTCCTAAAGATGAAACGAACTTTATAACTGCCAAGCATGCTTTGACACTGCCTACATCTGAGAAAGAACACAGGCAAGAAAAGTCATATATTGGCAATGGTGTGTCTTCTGATGAGCTGGGCTCCGCTAGTTCTCTTCAGGAGCACATTACTAGTAGCTCTGATCCGACCGGAAAAGACAATGCAATGGTAGTTGATGTTCATCATAAATCTCAGATCAG TTTGCAGGAGCAGTTGCACCAGCAAAGTGAAATCTTGAATTTGGAAACTGTTTTACATACTCCGAAAACACTAGTTCAGCCGTTGCAAATTACACAATGTTCTGCATCTTCCATACGCTCCAAAGTGCGGCAAATCTATGTGGGAAGTGAGCTTATGAAACATGGTAAGGGAATTTCAGATCTCGCTCATGCACTAAAGTTCAAGCTTCATGAATCACCTGCAACTCATAATCGTCGATTACCGTTAGAAGAGCCGAGTGAGGCCACTGAGGTTCAGGATACTCAGTGCAATGTCCTTGCTTTAGGTAGCCTAGCGAATCATGGATGCAATTCTCATATGGATGTAGATGGCAGTGGAAGAAAAAGGAACTCTAAAGAAAATGTCTGTGCTGAACATTCATTGCCTGAAAAAAGAGCAAAGGGACCTAGAAGCCCAATAACATCACAAAAACAACTTCCCTGTGTATCGTTGTCTTCTCGTATGGCAGAAGAAAATCAGAGTGAGGCTCATGATAGTGCACAATCATTAAGTGATGATTGGAAGAAG GTAGTATTCAGTGTATCTGATTCCATGAAGCAGATGCATATATGCCCAGAATCTATTAGTAAGCTTAACCTACAACAG CTTGATGAATTAGGAGGTATGCTGGAGAAGATTCATGTGGCTAGAACATATAGGAGGCTTGCTGCTGCTGGG AGGATTCAAGATCCCAGGCTAGCTGAGGCAATGTCTCTCCATGGCAAGCTTTCATATGAAAAGGCAAAACAGCAAATAAATCGTGTTAAACTTGATAAGCTGCGA AACAAAGCACAACTATGTCAAGTTGGAATTCAAGAATGCCGCTATCTGAAATCCAAGATTTCACAGCTTCGTCGTCATACAATGGGTGCTGCACAGATGAAGGGAGGTCCTCTTTATGCAGAAACTTCGATTAATACCTGTGACAGACTG GAAAGAAATGCTAGGATAACTGAAAAGAAGCTTGTACTCAGCACGATTCAGCAGAAGGTGGAGGACCTCAAGATTTCGCTTGAAATTTTTTGCAACATTAAAGGTGATATTAATGAAGTCCTCAGGGCTGCGGAAGAGCAATTGAAGATGAGAAATCAGTGTCGTATCATCAACCAGCAAGCAACG ctCTGGGAGTTGAGTGACATTGTTAAAAGGGAAAATAAGCGTGATGTCATTCTCAACTATCGCAATTTGCTCTTACAAAG GATCATCTTAAACATCAGCGATATGTCAACCATATTTGTGAATAACTCACTGATGGGAACCAAAATAGAACAG GCATTTCCAAATGTGAAAGCAACTGTGGCATTCAGTTTTGTTTTCAAAGCTGAGGAGAATCAAAGATTTAGCGACTTACGATCCTTGCAGAAGAAGACAATG GAAACAAGTTTGCTTCTCGCTAATCTTATTGATGTCctggaagaaattgaggatgctagAGGGGAATTATTGAATTTGATCTCTGCAGATTTTAGTGTGGACTCCCAGACAG AACGGGTACACGCACAACTATTTTCAAACAAATCCTCAGTGTGCAAGCTGTTGCTGTTATTTTGCTTTATGGAAAGCAGGTAA
- the LOC123411961 gene encoding ethylene-responsive transcription factor ERF084-like, whose amino-acid sequence MAPKKTPKGKSGFFGVRQKPSGNWGVEFSDAGRCWWIDTYPSAHEVVRAYDVAVWHAERPREHLNFLEIESRVEAEMLVPQGIKMKEITTKKTATKKPSVVINAGETDEEAIARFAREHPEYVQAELEHYWKREAEQKKKEDEAGPSTVIPIESSSEEDWEDFSTAAEEEGCDDPEKEDFWEQFRSSDDEE is encoded by the exons ATGGCACCAAAGAAGACGCCGAAGGGCAAGTCGGGCTTCTTCGGCGTGAGGCAGAAGCCCTCCGGTAACTGGGGAGTGGAGTTCTCCGATGCCGGGAGGTGTTGGTGGATCGACACGTACCCCTCCGCCCACGAGGTCGTGCGTGCCTACGACGTG GCGGTGTGGCATGCCGAGAGGCCTCGGGAGCACCTCAACTTCCTAGAGATCGAGAGTCGGGTGGAAGCGGAGATGCTTGTGCCGCAGGGCATCAAGATGAAGGAGATCACGACGAAGAAGACGGCGACGAAGAAGCCGTCGGTTGTCATCAATGCCGGCGAGACCGACGAGGAGGCGATAGCGAGGTTTGCTCGGGAGCATCCGGAGTACGTCCAGGCCGAGCTGGAGCACTACTGGAAGCGTGAggcggagcagaagaagaaggaggacgaggccgGTCCCTCGACGGTGATCCCCATCGAGTCCTCTTCCGAGGAGGACTGGGAAGACTTCTCGactgcggcggaggaggaggggtgcgACGACCCGGAGAAGGAGGATTTCTGGGAGCAGTTCCGCAGCTCCGACGATGAGGAGTAG
- the LOC123407123 gene encoding uncharacterized protein LOC123407123 isoform X2: MGASGGAVLKSPATEDETLARKRSRRVSFADTTAVHVFDRDEDFETPPDERPSSPSPSAGRPRAGGAAEGDETEGEDESPFGWLGNVGVSSASPVSAAGSISSFEGDENFFGVVSASFIQSGRPSDSGMSEDNGHDLTLDSHTFSLHFNNVIPPDDCSLHSAGSLRTIGSESATPLKALKGSESVKSSGGPDALTDMSLCAENPKRYDYTNLSPTLNNLLQEVEEPTSPKDETNFITAKHALTLPTSEKEHRQEKSYIGNGVSSDELGSASSLQEHITSSSDPTGKDNAMVVDVHHKSQISLQEQLHQQSEILNLETVLHTPKTLVQPLQITQCSASSIRSKVRQIYVGSELMKHGSLANHGCNSHMDVDGSGRKRNSKENVCAEHSLPEKRAKGPRSPITSQKQLPCVSLSSRMAEENQSEAHDSAQSLSDDWKKVVFSVSDSMKQMHICPESISKLNLQQLDELGGMLEKIHVARTYRRLAAAGRIQDPRLAEAMSLHGKLSYEKAKQQINRVKLDKLRNKAQLCQVGIQECRYLKSKISQLRRHTMGAAQMKGGPLYAETSINTCDRLERNARITEKKLVLSTIQQKVEDLKISLEIFCNIKGDINEVLRAAEEQLKMRNQCRIINQQATLWELSDIVKRENKRDVILNYRNLLLQRIILNISDMSTIFVNNSLMGTKIEQAFPNVKATVAFSFVFKAEENQRFSDLRSLQKKTMETSLLLANLIDVLEEIEDARGELLNLISADFSVDSQTGHLIFGLRFISYKSAKRVAFTIDMTDLSRAVYPSEPSELLIKVCQAQTTLSQPSLDQLTASIRDDLQPGRVMILRLCQMVSRLVNTLPD; encoded by the exons ATGGGCGCCAGCGGCGGGGCCGTCCTCAAGTCGCCCGCGACGGAGGACGAGACATTGGCGCGGAAGCGCTCCCGCCGCGTGAGCTTCGCGGACACCACCGCCGTGCACGTGTTCGACCGCGACGAGGACTTCGAGACGCCCCCGGAcgagcggccctcctccccctccccctccgccGGGAGGCCCCGCGCgggcggcgcggcggagggcGACGAGACGGAGGGAGAGGACGAGTCACCGTTCGGTTGGCTCGGGAATGTGGGTGTCAGTTCCGCCTCCCCCGTCAGCGCCGCcgggtccatctcctccttcgaaGGAG ATGAAAACTTCTTCGGGGTCGTGTCAGCAAGTTTTATTCAATCGGGGAGACCATCAGATTCTGGAATGTCGGAGGACAATGGCCATGATTTAACTTTAGATTCCCACACGTTTTCTTTGCATTTCAACAATGTTATTCCTCCAGATGATTGTTCACTCCACTCAGCTGGAAGTCTAAGGACAATCGGTTCGGAATCTGCAACACCGCTAAAGGCACTGAAGGGATCAGAGTCTGTAAAATCGAGTGGTGGCCCGGATGCATTGACTGACATGAGTTTGTGTGCGGAAAACCCTAAACGTTATGATTATACTAACTTGTCTCCCACATTGAACAATTTACTGCAAGAGGTCGAGGAACCAACGTCTCCTAAAGATGAAACGAACTTTATAACTGCCAAGCATGCTTTGACACTGCCTACATCTGAGAAAGAACACAGGCAAGAAAAGTCATATATTGGCAATGGTGTGTCTTCTGATGAGCTGGGCTCCGCTAGTTCTCTTCAGGAGCACATTACTAGTAGCTCTGATCCGACCGGAAAAGACAATGCAATGGTAGTTGATGTTCATCATAAATCTCAGATCAG TTTGCAGGAGCAGTTGCACCAGCAAAGTGAAATCTTGAATTTGGAAACTGTTTTACATACTCCGAAAACACTAGTTCAGCCGTTGCAAATTACACAATGTTCTGCATCTTCCATACGCTCCAAAGTGCGGCAAATCTATGTGGGAAGTGAGCTTATGAAACATG GTAGCCTAGCGAATCATGGATGCAATTCTCATATGGATGTAGATGGCAGTGGAAGAAAAAGGAACTCTAAAGAAAATGTCTGTGCTGAACATTCATTGCCTGAAAAAAGAGCAAAGGGACCTAGAAGCCCAATAACATCACAAAAACAACTTCCCTGTGTATCGTTGTCTTCTCGTATGGCAGAAGAAAATCAGAGTGAGGCTCATGATAGTGCACAATCATTAAGTGATGATTGGAAGAAG GTAGTATTCAGTGTATCTGATTCCATGAAGCAGATGCATATATGCCCAGAATCTATTAGTAAGCTTAACCTACAACAG CTTGATGAATTAGGAGGTATGCTGGAGAAGATTCATGTGGCTAGAACATATAGGAGGCTTGCTGCTGCTGGG AGGATTCAAGATCCCAGGCTAGCTGAGGCAATGTCTCTCCATGGCAAGCTTTCATATGAAAAGGCAAAACAGCAAATAAATCGTGTTAAACTTGATAAGCTGCGA AACAAAGCACAACTATGTCAAGTTGGAATTCAAGAATGCCGCTATCTGAAATCCAAGATTTCACAGCTTCGTCGTCATACAATGGGTGCTGCACAGATGAAGGGAGGTCCTCTTTATGCAGAAACTTCGATTAATACCTGTGACAGACTG GAAAGAAATGCTAGGATAACTGAAAAGAAGCTTGTACTCAGCACGATTCAGCAGAAGGTGGAGGACCTCAAGATTTCGCTTGAAATTTTTTGCAACATTAAAGGTGATATTAATGAAGTCCTCAGGGCTGCGGAAGAGCAATTGAAGATGAGAAATCAGTGTCGTATCATCAACCAGCAAGCAACG ctCTGGGAGTTGAGTGACATTGTTAAAAGGGAAAATAAGCGTGATGTCATTCTCAACTATCGCAATTTGCTCTTACAAAG GATCATCTTAAACATCAGCGATATGTCAACCATATTTGTGAATAACTCACTGATGGGAACCAAAATAGAACAG GCATTTCCAAATGTGAAAGCAACTGTGGCATTCAGTTTTGTTTTCAAAGCTGAGGAGAATCAAAGATTTAGCGACTTACGATCCTTGCAGAAGAAGACAATG GAAACAAGTTTGCTTCTCGCTAATCTTATTGATGTCctggaagaaattgaggatgctagAGGGGAATTATTGAATTTGATCTCTGCAGATTTTAGTGTGGACTCCCAGACAG GGCATCTCATCTTTGGTCTTCGCTTCATCAGTTACAAGAGCGCCAAGAGGGTTGCTTTCACCATTGATATGACAGACCTGAGCCG CGCGGTGTACCCTTCTGAGCCATCGGAGCTGCTGATCAAGGTGTGCCAAGCTCAGACAACGCTCTCACAGCCAAGCCTCGACCAGCTGACAGCCTCCATAAGGGATGATCTTCAACCGGGGCGAGTGATGATCCTCAGGCTATGCCAGATGGTATCCCGGCTGGTTAACACATTGCCAGACTGA